TAATATGTGCAAGCCCATTTCTCAAGGAGGCTAGGAATTAAAAATCCATCCCTTTCAATATAGTTTCTTCACAAAACTTGCCAGTAGACTAATCACGGGTCGTGATCAAGTTTGGGTCTAATTCCTAGTATCCAAATACTACCCAAACTCCTACCCCATAAAGTCATTTAGATCTTCATATCTTTCCTGGATCTGGACGAGTATATATAAAGGTCTAAACCTAATTAAGGATAATTTCGTCTGGCAAGTAAAAAACGGAGCTTCAACAAAAATTTGGGAGGACCAATAGATACCTAATGCAGAATACTTACTCAACCAACCAGTATTCTAGAATCGACAACAAAAAAGGTCCAGAGTTGATAGCAGAAAAAATGCATGGAATTAAGAAAAACTGGATAAATTCTTTCATccagaaatcagaaaaaaaatcaagCTATAACGCTAAAGAGACAAGAACAAGATAAATCAAATTGAAGCATCATCAGTCAGGAAAGTTCACTGCTAAGAGTATATACAACTTTCTAATAAACCAAGATCAAGAAAATGATAACTTAACGGAAATTCCCTGGAGAAAAATATTGATAGTTCAAGCGATTCCAACAATAAGATTATTCATTTGGATATTATCACAAAAAGTGCTTCCTACTTCTTCCAGGCTTGGAGCCCATAATTCAGATATAGACCCTCGTTTGTAAGATGAGCAATACTCAAGAGCAGGAAACGAACAACATCTGTTCAGATTTTGTCCTTTTGCAAGAGCTATATGGTTGGGTTTTATTTAGAAGTCATTAATACTAGGAATAGGGGTTGGGTTAGGGGTTGGTTAATGGACCCGGATTTTGCTCAGTATTCCGACAGAATAGCCACAATCCTATTGTTCATCTGGAAACACAGATGCTCAGTAGTTTTCGAAAAATCAATCCAAATCCATTAAAAGTAATTGATCAGGTTAATTGATACCTGAACTCTACTCCATCTAAAGTTATCCAAAAGAGAATTACCCAAAAAAAAGGAACTATTGTTAAGAATAACTGGTCCGACATAAGCACAAATTGGATAATCTTTATTGATACATCATATAGGAAAGAAGATTCCTCGATGGGTTACATTTTTTTACTGTATTCAGTCGATCATGAGACTTTCATGAATATATCGGCGGGATCAGAATGGGATACTTCAGTTTTTCATACGAAAGCAAAAGCCTTGTTAAAGGCAGCTACATggttaaaagaaaacatattgtCAAGCGTTTCCACTGCAAAACTTTGGCAGACACCATCAACAAGGTAAGCACAAAAGATCCTTTGACATCGAAAAACACTTTACAGGAAATCAAGATAATTTTGAAAGAATTATCCCAAACTCAGGTGAAGTACATGTATATAGAAAACATAACTCTGCTGGGGCTGTACTGCAAAGGAAACAATGATTAAAAAATCTTTAATATACAGTATGTTTATACAatcacaacaaaaaattcaaaaatttagcACCTATTGCAATGATTCCCGATAAAAGTGAAATGGCAAACCTATTATACTCCCTTTGTTTTTGGAAAAAGATACTTACACTTTtttattttagcctaaaaataggcctaattgaaaaaaatgaaaatatctcttttctagaaacggagggagtatatttatttaaattcttcatcaagaaaaaaaaatgtctcttttcCCGCATGTTCCAAGGAGAAAAACTTCCGTTACATGCTCAGTGGCACCACGCATGAACTTGATTTAAACATATCCAAAAATAAGATAGAATCGTAATTAACCATAAAAAGAGGGGTATATGCGAAAGCGTATCTTCGAATTCCATTTCTGACCTCCTATAAATATAGATCCACTTATTTGGATCACCTAAAATATTTTACCGCGAATCTCAAGGATCTTCATCTCAACTCTTCTTCTCCGGTTCTTGATTGTAAGAAAATTTGAGGTtatgattttatcatttttttttttgattaaaattagAATTTAGATTTGATCTAAGCAAGGAATGGGATCTGAAGGACCTATTTCTGTAACAATTCATATAACTGGATTCGGTAAATTCCACGGGGTTCCAGATAATCCAACTGAAGTTATAGTAAGTAATTTAAAAGGGTTCTTGAAAAGAAGAGGTAACCCGTTACCAAGTGGTATAAATATCGGGAGTTGCACAATTCTTGATGCAGCTGGAGATGGATCACTTCCGTTGCTTTATAATATCATGGAATCAAGTATTTCAAATTCTGAATCACTGACAACAGATTCTTTGAACAACAATGAACAAGTTATTTGGGTTAgtcttctctcttttctttctttataATTTTTAGTTGAAATTTAATCTGAACTTAGTGCTAATTTTGAGTGTatcattcatttatttttttccttctagCTGTTTATTAAAATTGTTTGGAGTTCGGCAGAAACACGTTTCTTAAAAGGTATCTTCCTTTAAGCAAAAGTGTTAGGCCAAATTCACttttgttggttaaacttcaacatagaagtcactaacaagccggttaggacaagattaggaaattgatgtaatcctaagggaattagaagtcatctagttctaagaaaatgaaagacatgtaataaggtaataggactaggaaaaggaattcatagttctatatatatatgatcaccaaagttgtggttgatcatatgagcaagattagagcttgtgtttagttttgagagattttctaaacatcaataaagagagttgtctttatataagctaagtttcatcttgcagttgccattaattggtatcagagcttgtttctgagccatggaaaacgaaaccaccattgtgggtgcaaaacagtttacgccaccatcaatacaagttccaatcctcaacgccacaaacaacacagtatgggccatgagaatgaaggtactgatgaaaatctacaaagtttgggaaacaattgatcctggtacattggacccatacaaaaacaatgttgccatttgATTACTCTTtaaagcaataccagaatgtcttgttctacaagttggtgaacaggaaacttcaaagaaaatttgggatacaataaaggcacgtaatctcggagctgatcgagttaaagaagcccatctgcaaaccttaatgtctgaatttgaaagagtgaagatgaaagacactgatactattgatagctttgcaggaaagctatcagagatagcctcaaaagttgCATCACTTGGACAAACTATTGAAGAGAACAAGCTTGTCAAGAAGTTTCTCAACAGTcaaccaagatccaagtatattcatatcatagcttctctcgaacaagtcttagatttaaagaagactagctatgaagatataattggaagattgaaagcatatgaagaaagaatcattgatgaagaaaacaatggagaaactcaaggaaaaatcttgtacacaaactcttaccaacaaaactctgcgacaagaggaagaggtcgtggaagaggtggtagaggaaacagaggccgaggaaggggaggaaggtttaactcacaagatagaacaacaagtcagaatgatcaaaaccaagggaaagaaaagaaggatagatcaaacattatttgttacagatgtgataaaccaggacacttcttcTCTGTattccctgaaagaatacaaaagatggaagaaacaaacaagaatgaaacaaggaagcagatacagctcttttcatgcacgaagttgtattcttaaacgaagggaaactaataccaaagaactacgaatcaaaggatggagaagaaggaatctggtatttagataatggagccagcaatcacatgactggtaagagacactacttttctgaactcaatgagaaaatcaaaggacaagtgaagtttggggatggatcttctgtagaaattgaagggaaaggatcaattttatttcagagcaagaccggagaacagaagattgtcacaaacatctacttcatcccaaacttacaaagcaacattctaagtttaggacaagctacataagttagatgtgatgttagaatgcgacaagattatctaacagttcatgacccaagtggaagacttttagttagagtctcacgctcacagaatagactctacaagataagtctcatgattggaaggccattgtgtctgaatatgagactggaagatcagacatggaagtggcatgcaagattaggacatataagtttcagaaccttaaaaactatgtctcggaacaagatggttcgagggctaccacaaaaaaacggagtggtggagaggagaaacaggactctaatggagatgacaagaagttctttaaaggctatgcaggtacctaattatctatggggagaagctgtacgacactccacatacctaataaacaggatacctacgaaagctctgaaagacatgactccatatgaaagtttgcgaaagagaaaaccaaacatatatcatttaagagtgtttggctGCAAAGCATACgtaaaagttgattctgcaactcttaagaaactggatgatcgatctcagactcttgtgaatctaggaattgagcctggatgcaaagcttacagattattcaatccaacaacataaagagtgatagtgagtcgagatgtggtattcgatgaaaaagcaaactggaactggaaagaaactaatgatggaccaagtagggatccaggaatgtttcacatgagatggggtcaagtaatttatgaaggcgaaggacccataatcatcaataccaatggaaacaatgatgttaatcaagtatacagaagagaagaaaagggaacgcttcttgtgattgcagtctatgtagatgatctatttttgactggcaactcccttaaggtgatcaatgagttcaagagagaaagtcatcaaagtttgagatgtcagacctcggaaaactcacttattaccttggcatagaagtccatcaaggagtagatgggattcagattaaacaagaagcttatgcaaggagaattctgaaagaagcaagacttgaaacttgtaatccaactaagataccaatggagtttggacttaaagtttcaaaagtacaagaagaagctgagattgatccaacgagttatagaagaattgttggatgccttagatacttgttacacacaagaccagccttggctttctctgtgggagtagcaagccgttatatgcagagtccacgcaagtctcatggtgatgtaataaagcagatattgagatatctaagaggaacaatcagctattgattgaagtatggtcgaggaggatcaagaggaattgttgggtatagtgacaccagtcataatattgaccaagatgatggaaaatgtacaactggtcatatattttatctaggagaagcacctattacatggtgctcATAGAAGCAAGACACGGTAGCTTTGTCATCAtgcgaagctgagttcatggccgcaacagaagcagctaaacaatcaatatggcttcaagaactgttgggtgaaatcaaaggaagagaacctgaaaaagttctcatcaagattgataataagtctgcaattgcactcactaaaaatccagtgtttcatgggaagacgaaacacattcacaaaaggtatcatttcagacgagaatgcatcgagaaggaggtcattaacgttgaacacataccaggaactgagcagaaagcagatatattgacaaaggcattagctcggatcaagttttaAGAAATGAGACagttgattggagtacaagatatgtcacgggtaaggttgaagcttaacggggagaatgttggttaaacttcaacatagaagtcactaacaagctggttaggacaagattaggaaattgatgtaatcctaagggaattagaagtcatctagttctaagaataggaaagacatgtaataaggtaataggactaggaaaaggaattcatagttctatatatatgatcaccaaagttgtggttgatcatatgagcaagattagagcttgtgtttagttttgagagattttctaaacatcaataaagagagttgtctttatataagttaagtttcatcttgcagttgccattaattttaTCTAAAAAAAAGTGAATTTAGATAAAGTTAAAAAATGAATACTACTTGATAAAATGGAGTTGCAGTTCTTGATACAAAGGGAATTGTTTAGATTGAACGGATTGCTAATACAGGTCCATATATAGTTTAATAGGAATGTAACTGATGCTATCCAGGTTGCTTTTATATTTTagaatctttttctttcttttttttgtcttgatAAGATAGAATATAGATTATAGAGTTATAGAAGAGTCGTTTACAACAATCATCAGTAGAAATTTGCTAATTAATGGAAAGATTAGTTTTTTGAAATCGAACTCTATTATTGGCAACTTAGACTAATAAATTCTCTttcaagtttttttcttttttttttgtcgaaATTGGAGAATCAGTATGCTAAACAATTGGAAAATGCTAAACAAGTATCGGTGCCGGGATGAGAGTATCTAGTAACAGTGGTGGAAATTAGAGGTTTTAAAAGGTAGTAATAGTAGCTTGTTTGTGATAAGAATTTGACTTTTTTTTAATAGACCAAACATGAAGTCAAGCATGTCTGATTATGTGATGCACAACATGGGTCCATGACTTTGTAAGAGTTAGTGAATTATCCTATGATAATTCCGGTGTTTGGATAAAGCCAAACTAATTGATGGGGCTCTGTGGAGATACTGGCTGCTTAATTTACCTCACAGCGGCCATTAGGGGTTTGAAAACAGTGGCTTATGAAGAATACCCGCAAAGTAAAGTCCATGACTCTGCAAAAAAACAGCATTTTTTTCTATCTGATAATCCTGGTATCTAGATAAACCAGACTAGTTGATGGAACCTTTACATAGTCAAATTATTCTAGCAATCCTTCATGGTTAAACAATCAGGTGCCGTTAGGTGAGTACAGAACCTTAATAGATGGTCAACTTAAATTTTGGATGTGGTGCCAATTGTTCTGTGCTAAGTGAAGGAGATTTTTGTAGTTCTTAATTAAGGATATTATCATGGCAAAAATTGacctattattatttattttatttatcagAAAACCACCAAAAATTAGATTAATAAGAGGTTGATTTCTTTTTCTATACGCTTTTAAATACAAAATATGATCCACTGGCAGTTCAGAGACAGTCATCTGGATACTTGCAATACTTTCTTAGGTGTTTTTCGTTAATGTGGAAAATAACATTTTCCCAGTGATGTTTGTTTTCAGCTTCACTTTGGAGTCAGTGGTGGAGCTAAGGAGTTTGCTGTTGAGAGACAGGCATATGATGAAGCCACTTTTCGCTGTCCAGATGCGCATGGGTGGCAACCTCAAGTGGGTTACTATAATTTGTGCATAACTTCTCTTGCAACTTTTAGTATCGATGTATTGACTGTCCATTTTGTTATATTTTCAGCAACTTCCAATAGTACCCGAGGATGGAGAAATTTCCCGAACAAGACAGGTATTTGTTCTCTGTTTCTCCTCTATTAGTCTATTGCACCGAAAAATATCCTATTGAACATGCTCTCAAAAACAACCAGCTCCAACTATGTTCTGGCTCATAGAATGTTACTTGCATTTACTTATTCACTCTCATTTTGTTACGCCAAAGCTCTTTAACACTTACCATTACTGTATatgaatctaaaggaaaaaaaaatctctcttttgatGCTTCAAGACTTCTTTATCGGTCGAGGGGATTGTTAAGCAGTTAAAGAAGAAGTGTTTTGATGTGGTCCTATACGATGATGCTGATCGTTTTGTGTGCAACTATGTCTATTATCACTCTCTCCGCTTTGCTGAACAGAAAGGTCACAAATCTCTCTTTGTTCATGTTCCTTCCTTTTCAAGAATCGACGAAGACACCCAAATGGAGTTCGCTGCATCTTTGTTGGAGTCTCTTACCTTAAATTACCACTGAGAGTCTTTCAATATTTCCATCTATGAATTTTCATATTTTAAGCTGTAACCTTTCTGCAGTGTATATCCCAGTCCACCTTATTTTTGTTTTATAGATTAATGTTGCCTCTTAGTATATGAGGGTTGTTGTTTTTCTCCCCAGTGTGAGAATACTTATATTGCTTTATGTACAGAACTCAGCTGTATTTTTTTATGCTGTGAGAAATGTATTTACTTTCTTGGTTCTGCCCTTATAAATTGATCTCTCTAAATTTACTAGTACTCCCTTATGCGAAGGTTTATCTCTAACACCTTGGGCACTTGGGAACCATCATAAGTAATGCCAGCTAAGAACTTAACTCTTCTTTGCTAGGACCATAACAACATCAGTACCTAAACTTACTTTCCTATCTGCATCTTCTACCTTGGTTTTGGCAGGTTATGAATTGAGTTATGAGAATGTTGTATACTATAATAACCAGAAAATGAACAGTTCAACTAAATTTGGTTGCTGCTGTTGAATTCTTTAATTCAATGGCGGTCCAGGACCAGGACACTGTTTTTGTCGCAGGTCACGCTAGCCATGGATTTTCAAGAGAGTCTTAACTTATGTTCTTTACAAGGAAATGGTTTCTGAAGGAATGGAAGGGAACCCGTCAACGTTCTCATCAGTTGAATGTCTGTAATGGTTCTGTTTTCATTTGGAAGGATATCAAGTTCATTGCAGGGTAATTTTACTTGGTTTTGATTCAAATTTGTTTGTTGGATCAGCTCTGCTTGATCTTTATATTCAAGCTGTGGGATTCCTAATGTGTCTTTAAAGCTATTTGATGAATTACCTGAGAACTTTGGCGACATGTATGTTGTTCTGCGTGGTTTATGCGAATTGAGATATTCAAATTTGTTGCTAGATTTCTTCGTCAGGATGCAACATGATGCTGTTACTCTTAGCTGTTTGATTCATGGAGGTAGTATCAGGCGGTCCTTGGCTGAAGGAGAACAGTTTCACTGCCATCAGTGCCAGTAGTAAAGGTGGGATGGGTTCCTTCAAATTTGTTTGTGGCCAATGCTTTAGTTTCAGCCTGTGGAACTTTGGTCAGTTCGAAGAAGTCTATTGAATTAAAGCGATTTGAGTATGTGAAAAGAAGAAGTCTATTGAATTATTTCGGCCCATGCTGTCGATGGTTCATCACTTGAGGCTCTCGAGTTcttttagaacgattttttgggaaccAGTCTTTTTTTGGTACCATTGTTTTATAAGGCGAtctaccctatacttataagaGATGTCCTAAAACCCGGTAACATTATTAATTTGCcctcaaaccctaattaagatTATAACTAAACTAATAACTACAAAAATTAAGATTAACCTAATTGAATCTATTAACAAAAACACCAAATCAGACCACCTACCCTACCCCAGctgcacaaacgagttttgggagaattttttttttcttcttctcttcttcttcttcgtttcaaactcgtcttcatcgattaatcgtcgattcacaaaattttcatcgtcgattaatcaatcaactaTATAAATGGTTCTTCGAAAGTAAACTAAAAGACTCACAGGAACAGGTCCACCAATAGGACATCTAGCTAATCAAGCAAATGAAATTGAGGAGAACTTGAACCGGAAGGTGAACACTTGATTCAGCGTAACAGTCGCAAGAACAACTCTAAATCTGACATGGGACCGATTCGCATGTATTTCGCGACAAACCCattatttttaatttgattttcattggttcaattgagtagaaatcatcaaaatagtgtTCATATAGAAGTTacagggtagagttcggttatttCGTGTTTTATTGTTACCCTAGTTTCTTCACCGAACTACCTGGTATGAAGAGCacaaagaacagttcggttctataggAATTAAAACCAGGTTACCGAACGGTGAGCTCGGTTATTTCGCAAAACTTGTTGAAACTGCCATGTAACCAAACTCTACgcatattaccaaaaaaaaaattatttttccatgTAACCGATCTCTTTTATTTTTCCTAATATGTTGAGTACCCatataaccgaactctacccactaggttcggttgtttcgcataaaTTTGAAAAACTTTATTATAACCGaactctgcaaaaaaaaaaattgtttttcaaGTAACCGAACTTTATTTTTTTTCGCCCTATGTTGAGTTCTCTTACAACCGAACTCTACCCAAGATGTTCGGTTGTTTCACATAAATTTGAAATACTGTAGTGTAACCGAACTCTTTGTTAattacatatatatatgtggagttcggtttgttcggaaaaagatggacaaaccGAACTCAACCCTGGAACACAAATTTTTTTCTTGAGTTGGCCTTTTTTCGTGAATTAATCCTACTAACCAAACCTAACGCTGACAGAACCTTATGTTGCATCTGATTCAGTCAATCATTTATCGGTTAAGctaatttcttttgtttttttgtttagtgGCAAAGGTAAGAACTCCAACCAACCATTACCGGAAGatttgagaactcccacgcctagAGGCCCAAAACACTTAGGTGCCGATAAGCATGGAGCCAAAAATGCTAAGTttggaggtgggtcattaccgggtgttgtcatccaagacgatgtcaatagagataatgttgacaatgtAATACAACAGGTTAGTCAAGAAATTGTAAAAGACATGGGTAATCAAGAACGTAATCAAGGAGGAGAAGAGGAACCAGATGAAGTCGTAGAAGGAAATGAGGATGATGGggatgacaatgaagaagatgaggaagatggaTATAAGGATGGAGGCAATGAAGATGACGAAGCGACTCGGATGAAGAGGAAGTTGAACAGGAACAAGTCAAGAAAAAACCTAGAAAGACGGCTAAAAAACCTTGTGCTAGATATGCATACATTCCTGATGACGATTTGTGTTTGCCACCAAAtaacccaacttatggtactccaagagatggagggGAGGTCTTGTttggctacaaaaactcatgcGCTGCTAAGATCTATTTGGCAAAGGTATTGAATCTTAACCATGAAGATTTCTCaatgattttattatattttgacatatatttttctatatatattagtatataagataggATGTTGTTATTGTAGGACCATAATAATGTTGTCTGTGTTTTaaaacgtcaaaagaacaagatatggaatatagaaaatgagtgtgatgaggtccggTTGGCGGTATATGATTGTGTACTTTGGAACACGATATAACAcgcgcaccaaaaatttgatgctgtcactgttactgcattttccgagagggcttatccagagacgaatacctttcatctaccgtttggcgagatggcaataactccggatgattgttttagaatcacagGCCTACCAATTACGGGAACAAGTGTTTGAGAAGGCTATGATCCCTCAATGAGTTATGAACGTCTTGAAAAGTTGGTCGAAAAGTGTCTAGGATGGAGCTCTGACaaggcacaatgtgagtttagaagAGATGCAAAAGATCCTGACGAAGGTAATGAGCATAATCCATTTAACAAAGACCGCACGTCCAAGAAGACGTTGAAAAAGATCAAGATGAcaaccttgtttgatgagtttagtGGGACGATAAAGTTGGTTCTtgaaggaaagttggtgatgaccgaggagaagattaagcaccatgtgactgcttatttgttatatcaactagGAACCATTTTCTTCCCCGACACTTTAGGTCACGTGGTAAATGCCcattacctccagctattggacccccttgatgaggtgaacaactactgttggggcattgcggttctttcattcattcaagcggagctcagaaaagcttcgaggcttaCGAGTGTTTTCTTTGGAGGGTTATACACCCTTGTCCAGGTACGTCGTTGAATTATCCTTTGTGTGTTTGAAACTTCTCTTTGCGAacagattgaaaaaaaaaatttgataagtgaatgaatgtgtattgttactaatcatacTGCGAATGTATCATTTGTGGGTtcttctcataggtttgggtgtacgaccacttccctaaactgaAATTGTCTCATGCTCACAATCCTTGGCCTTATGGGAAGCCTACagctggtaaatatgaatttttaaACTCACAGGACAAGAATAAGGAAGagaaggtgt
Above is a genomic segment from Papaver somniferum cultivar HN1 chromosome 10, ASM357369v1, whole genome shotgun sequence containing:
- the LOC113319678 gene encoding uncharacterized protein LOC113319678 — its product is MGSEGPISVTIHITGFGKFHGVPDNPTEVIVSNLKGFLKRRGNPLPSGINIGSCTILDAAGDGSLPLLYNIMESSISNSESLTTDSLNNNEQVIWLHFGVSGGAKEFAVERQAYDEATFRCPDAHGWQPQQLPIVPEDGEISRTRQTSLSVEGIVKQLKKKCFDVVLYDDADRFVCNYVYYHSLRFAEQKGHKSLFVHVPSFSRIDEDTQMEFAASLLESLTLNYH